The following nucleotide sequence is from Coffea eugenioides isolate CCC68of chromosome 10, Ceug_1.0, whole genome shotgun sequence.
TAGATGTTTTCTTTGATTTAATCGTGACATCTTTCGTTCAGTCTATATGAGAACTCTTCATTATATCGATAAATTATTGCTTATAGTGATTATGCAGTGAAAACCTTTAAGTCGTACAATTTGTATCTCGAAAAGATCCAAACAATTGCTAAAAATCTCCCTTTGTTCAATTTGAACCCAAGAGAAACTTACTAGTTTGGAATCAATGTTGAACCGTAATACTCCTTGGTAGGTTTTTCACTAATAGAGCCTATATACTTAAAGGGTTGTGGATGTAGAAGAAAGTAAATATAAGATTACTTATAATTTACAACTATTGTAACTATGATTCATTGATGCACTTCTAGATAACAAATTTACTCATCAATTTTTATCTTCTTGGTGGAAATTTTGgaaaccaaatttttttttatcatataaAGATATGAATATAATTTTCTTTAGTGTTAGTAAATCAGTTTCTCTTTCAGTTAGATTGCAATAGCTTTTTGTGTTGTATATGCACTAATTTTAGTTATTGCACTAACtcattaaaaaggaaaaaaattaggaTTGCATTCAAACCTTTGAATTCAAGGCCTCAATTGAATTTTTTCCAGCCGACCATAAATTGTGCCACTTAACCCTCTTGATTGTTTTGTTGTTTCTAAATGGTCCACTATAATTGTATTTCTTTATTACTTTACCAAAAATAATATGCTCTACTAGTGCTTAATAACATTACCTATTATAACCATTGTACATAAATATTATACAATAAATACCTCCTTTTGTTGCTTCTTAGATTCCACTATTTGAATGGCAATCACACAAATAAGAAACTAGATATTATTGTGTTGCACTTATATAGCTTTTTAGGGTATAATTTATTATACAAAATAGAAATcactttttataaaaaatgagGGGAAGAACGAGTCTAGTTGTGCATTCTCATGATAACTTTTTTTTAGTAGATTAATAGAAGTTCCTTATAGAAATGTATTAAAGGCATTAATAATatttttgataacaaaattattGTAGATTTTATATTAGTGCAGTAATGATGGGACTAATTAGTAGAGTTAAGTATTAAGAATTAATATAATCTAGTCGTATATATGGTCTTGATTATGCTGTTGAAACTTTTGCCATATATAGATGATGTTTACTATGGATAATGGATAGTCATATGCTGCTTTTGACATAAATCAAGTTCATTGGTTCCGTTTgaattttgaagagaaatttttctaaatttattttttcttttttttaacccTCCTATATCTCTGCACTCTCTTTCCACCTCCCAACTACCAGGCTCATAATTCGAATGTTAAACCTACCAGCTAGAAACACTCTTAGAACTCTCTCTTAACCATTGGGCCAATCCCAGTGGTATTGAAAGACAATAAACTTTCAACACTAAAAAAAGTTTTAGatatacaaattaaataaaattgggtgttttcttttatttgtcaaGTAAATTAGACTTACATTCCTTAACTTTCATAATAAGTACTTTCATCTCCCATATTTTTTATGTACTTTAGGATTTATCTAATTTCCCTTTATTTGTATATTAACAAATCTAAATGTCTCCAGTTTGTTGACCTCACAATAAGATTTAATCTTAATCAATATATCCATCCATAGATTTATCattgggaaaaacaaaaaaaatttgaaatttaagaTCAAGCTCAAAGAAGATCCTATTTGGCATTATGGAACTTGTTAAAATGTATTCATATCACTAGAGTTTTAGATAAAGTACGTACCATGGGGTTCGTACCAATTCttctcaaaatatttttattgaaaTACTTTCAATATTAATCTAACAGTAGTAGTAATAAACTACAAGTTTGTAGTGGTCCAATATCGGGTTCTTTCAATTGAGTAATTATTAGTTGAACAACCAAATTTAACTTGTGTTAAAAGTAATTTTTCCCAACTCTTGATTTTGTGTGAGTTATTACTAAACATCTATCAAAGTAATTTTTAATGTAAAACCACTGACAAATAGGGATGGCAGTGGGTAAGACAAAATCCGATACCCGAGGATTCTCAACCTGATGGTCAATCCGATTAGATGATCGATGAGTAATACAATAGGGTTTAGCAATGATGAGGGGTTACCCAATAGGATTTGGTAAGAGAATTCTAAAAATTCAATACCCGAATATATGTATGTaaatatgtatgtatgtattgtACACtattatttgtcatattttatGCACAACacatttttgaaaaatgtgagatAGTTATTTGAATCTTATTTTGGTAGACTTTTAAATTTACCCTTCATAAAATATTAAATCTACTCAAGTTTAAAATTCAACATAATGTATTAATTTAATGTAATGTGTATTGATTTTAGTTTGATAAAAGTTAATTTTTTTGTACGATTTAGATTAGCGGGTAGAGGGCACTTGATAGATAATCCAAACTCGAAATGAGAAGGTTTGGTAATGAGAGTATAATACCTGAAGGGTTACTCTATAGGGTTTGATAAAAGACTTAAATATACGGGCTATGGTTACTCTATAGGGTTTGATAAAAGATTTAAATATACGGGCTAGGGTTTAGATTTTTTATGGTACTCGACTCGTACTACCCCTACTGACAAAAGCATCTCAACAACGAAAACTCTCTATgaattaacccaaaaaaaagaagtaatccATATATATAACAAATGTCAAGGAGTCAAGTCAGTGTAGCATATTCTTTTTTAACCTCAATACAAAATTTTTGGTGACTATTTCTTTTTGCAGGTTGAACTATACACAGATCCAgaaacttttgaatttttgggtAAGAACTCTCCTTTTAAACATTACTTTCTTTTAGCCAACTTGTCTTCTGCAGATTTTGAAGTTgtattttattcatttatacATTTTCAGGTAAAGAGCATGCACTTCTCATTTGTAATCATCGAAGTGACATTGATTGGCTTGTTGGATGGGTTCTTGCTCAGGTATGTATCACTTATAGTACAATCATTGTGCTCCTTGGATATATTCACTATTACAACATGCTAAATTTTCTTTCAGTTGGTGTTGGCATTGCTGTGGCTTTGTTTGATTCTTAAGTAGAATGGataaattgttttaaaattgaTCATGTCATTTCTTTATGCTTCTAGTGTAGGCAATTTTATCTCTTTTCTAAATATAGGTGCTTTCAAGTTCACTGCAGCCTTCACTTATCAAGACTAGTTTTTGGatcaaataattaaaaagtgCTTTCAAGTTCATTGCATCGTTCACTTATCAAGACTAGTTTTTGGatcaaataattaaaacaaattgTGCCTGAGATTTGAAATCTATATGCTATCATAAGCTAATAACTCATAATAAACTATTTGTTCTCTTAAAATAAAGGTTTTTATATTTTGATCTAATGATCAATACCTTGTCTATATTTTAATATTGTTTCAAGAATACATGGTTACAAAATCATGATTCTGAATTAATTTACAAAATTGTGTAATTAGAATTCCTTTTTGTTATAACATATGATTTAGTTTTTCTAAAACATCAATTGAGTTTTAGAAAAATTATCCAAGCATTTTAGTTCCTTTTCTAAGTATAATTTCCTTACATTTTACAGCGGTTTGGTTGCCTTGGTAGCACACTAGCTTTAATAAAGAAAGCAGCTTTATACCTACCGGTGAGATTCTCTTTAGTTgttcttatttattttatatagtACTAATCTCAATTCAATCTTATGTGTTTTTTTAGAATTTACACACAATTCCAAACTTGCAATTTTGTGCTTATTTAGGAATTCAACACAATGAAACATTTTTTTAGATATTCAAAGAGGAGGTTTTGTAGCTACTGAATTTCTTGACTATCAAATGTAATTTTCATTGGGGGAGTCCCCCACCTATTGTACACCTCATTATTGATCAATACAAAAGTATATAGCTTGCaagccaaaaaaagaaaaaaagaaaaaagaggtgGTTTTCTTGATAGCATGAATCCTATTAAATTAGTTGTTCTATTGCTCTAAGGTACTTTGAGAAGTACTATAAATTGAGACTTTCGAATCTAAGACTATCTATATAAGCCTAGTATTTGGAACATAGTATCTTGTCTAATTGTTTGAGTATTTTATTGGTTAGAATGGAAATTTTTGTTCCATAGTCATTGTAGTTCTTTAAATGACCTATTTAAGAAATATTTGGGTCTCCTGTTTAGTAGAACGAGTCAAAGTTGAGGCTAATAATCATTACATACGTATTtcaaagtattacaaattacATGAAGGAGTCATGTGGTATTTAATTGTTACAATATTTGCTATGACTATCAATAGTACAACATTTATTAATGATTGGTAGAGGTAAGTCAAGGTGTTTTCTCGAGATTTTTGCTTACTTTAAGAGACAAATATGCTTTCACAATCTGGGTCGGTCCTTTATTTCGAAGTGAATGGCGCGTGCTCGACAAGATTATaacatatttataatatttacTTTTCACGGTAGATTTGGTACCCTTAATTTTCCTTCATTGGATATTGTTGCAAGTGATGAATGGGTGTTctaatcttttaattttagaaTACGTTTGCAATTGATTCAAATTCTGGGTTCAGGAAAGAactacttttgaattgtttcttaAAACTTGACTAGGTCCTTTTCAAGTTATaacataataaatgtagataataataaaaaagagtGTACTTCAAATAGTACCACACAAACATGCTAATTAGGCAAGAAAGAAATCTCTCTTATGTAGGTTCTTGGATGGTCAATGTGGTTCAATaattatatatttcttgaaagaAGCTGGACAAAAGATGAGTATACACTCAAGGTACTTTTCCAATACTAACCATTGTATTTATTAATTGTACATCTTTATGTTTGGTTAATAAATTGTATTATTTTGCGGTGCTTAACTGCAGTCAGGTTTACAAGGTCTTAACGATTTTCCTCAGCCATTTTGGTTAGCCCTCTTTGTGGAAGGAACTCGTTTTACGCAAGCAAAGCTCTTAGCAGCTCAAGAATATGCTGCTTCAGCAGGGTTACCTGTTCCACAAAATGTATTAATACCCCGAACAAAGGTGATGCTTTTCCTAAATTATGCTAGGATAAATATGTCTAGTTTCTATCTCGTTCTAAAATTAGTTATTATATCCCAATTAGTAGTAGATCTTGGGCATTTCTCTTTATGTGGTTGCATGTAGCTTGCAGTATCAATCTTCAGTTTCAATTCTATTATGAAAAATACTACATAAAGTACATGCAAACTTGACAAGATTAGGTTTTCTCAAAGATGAGCTGCCAATAATAATTTGAAACAACTTGTAATGATCAAATTGAGCTAGTCATATCAAACACACCATGAAAAATAACTGATTGTGATGATTCTTTTATTCATTACATCTGTATCTCTGCAGGGTTTTGTGTATGCAGTTAGTCAATTGAGCTCATTTGTTCCAGCAATTTATGATATCACGGTAACCATACCTAAAAATGAGCCTCAGCCTACAATGTTGAGAATCCTGAGAGGGTGTTCTTCTGTGGTAAGCTCACTAGTTTTCAATTGACTAATTTAATTACTAGTAAAATTGCATTTGCAAACACACAAACCCCTAACCAAGCACACAGTTCTCTCTAAATGCTTGTGAGCTTCACAAACACATATGTTGGTAAGATTACTTTAATGCAGTTCTTTCATTTATCTATTTTTCCAACTAATGTGGCTTAAGTGACTGTAACAATTGCATTACCTTTTTTAGTAGTAAGGGGGATATGTTACTTTCTCTATATTTGGTCTTTTAAGTTATTAGTATTGTTTTCTCTATTTTCTGTCTTTTGATTATTAATATTCAGCCATAGATGTTATTAGCTTGTGTTTATTAGTAGAGTGAGTATGAAGTTCTTAGAATTTGGTACTTTCAATTTAAAGGATGATGCTAAGCATCTATATTTGAATGAACATGTTCAAGTGAGAATCCTTCAAGTGTTGAGTGGTTGTGTACATTAAttactattttcacttatattgATGTTGATTTAGCAAACTAATTTCCTATATAGGTACATGTGCATATTGAGCGGCATTTGATGCAAGAACTGCCTGAAACTAGTAGCGGCATTTCCCAGTGGTGTAAGGATATATTTGTAGCAAAGGTTAGACTATTGATAATGCAATGAATAAATTTCTTCTTTACAATGATGATCTAGATAATTTTTCAATTAGTTTTTCACTCCAAAATTATGATGAACAAATATGACCATGTTTATgtttacacacacacacacacacattccATTTAAACTCCAAAAAGAAAGTATAATTTTAATCTCCTACAAGGGCATAAAAATCTTGGCCAAGGAATGAGTTTCAGTTCAGCATTCAATGTAAGTTAGATTTGGATCTATCAATTTCTATATTCTATTTACAACGTGTGCATAGATTTTATGAATATATGAAAATGTCATGTATCTAATACATGTGCATGTTTGTGTGATTATTTTGATTCTTCAATGTAGGTAATAGATGAATTACAAGTTACATCAGATTTGATGTAAAATCTTTATTTCACAATATTTATAGTCTTTATTTATAAACTATCCACATATCAAATATATTTATCTATGATATGTTCATTTATCataccactttttttttttacacattTTTTAGTAGGTTTCAAGTTTTAAGGAATTAAGTATGTCTAGTTCAGTCTTACCCTTGATAATGAAATATCAATATTCAAATCTTTGCTGGTTGTGATCAATCAGGATGCTTTGTTGGAGCGGCATGTTGCCATGAACACATTTGGTAATAAAGATAACTATCATATTGGCAGACCTATAAGATCATTGCTGGTACTATTTCACCCCTATAGCTTGCACAAGTTTGCACATTCAGTTTGAGTTGTCATCTTTTGTTTGCTATATTCAGTCTATAATTGTTTTTTGTGGATGGATAGGTTGTCATCTCTTGGACCTGTTTCCTCATATTTGGTGCTGTCAAATTTTTTGAATGGTGTCCATTTTCTTGGGGAGAAATTGCATTTTGTACTGTATTCTTGGCCCTTGTTGTCATTCTCATGCAAATACTGATTGTGTTTTCCCAGTCAGAACAATCAACCCCTGTTAAGGAATCCCCTCGAAATTCtttggaggaaaaacttcttcaCATTTGAGCTACTGCTAATCACAAAACCTACTTGCcaatgaaaaaatgaagaagatttttgtccaatgaaaaaacttaaaaaaattgGTTAGCTCAATTAGTTAACTAGGAGAGATtaaatcttcttcattttttcattaACTAGAGGGGGAAGTAGCTGTTTAGCCAAGCATCCAGAATGGGAGGAAGAGTGGTTGTTAATGTTGTTTAACATCCTATTGGTCATTTCTTCTATATAAAAACCTCATTTCTATTATATGGGGAGGTTATCATCCTCTAGTTAATGTGTTATATCTTATTTTATCTTGACTTGGTTATGTTATTTTGTACTACTTATAAATGCACAAGTTTTATGTACACCATAAGTTATTAAACCCGACCTAACAGGAACTCGATGAAAGGGATAGATCAATGGATTACTGTTTAGTCAATGGGTGAGTATTTGAACCAATGAATcattaaaatataaattttaaattaaatagAGTACTTCACCTTTTCTAGTACAAGATATATGGtataaatattacaaaaaaaTGTATTATGACAAATGTCTAAacaattttcgataaccttttttttttttggctaaaccCATGTGCGGGGAAGGACGCCACCCCCATGTATTATTAATAACCACAAAGCAAGATAACAAAGGCGTTAGTTGCGAATAGCTTGCATGCGTATGACGGGGGTCTGTGATCTATCTAAACCCAAGGCTCCCCTTGCCAATCTTGGTAATTCCGCCTGTGAGGTATAAATGACAATATCCGCAGAGTTTGCCCCAACCTTGGCCAGAGCATCTGCCACTTGATTTGCCTCGCGAAAACAATGCCCCACTTTCTATTCCAAACCCTGTATTGCCATTAACATATCTAACTCAGATCGAATTAACCACGGGCATCTCGATTTATGTAGAAGGATGTTTACTAACACTAGAGAATCCACCTCCACCTGTATCCGTGAGAAGCCCCGAAGAAGACATTGCTGCACCCCAAATAGTAGAGATTTAACCTCAGCCTGAATACATGTCAGCTCCCCAAAAGGTACAGAAAACCCAAACAACAACGCACCAAATAAATCCCTAAGTACACCACCCCCGCCACTAACTCCCGGGTTACCTAGTGAACAACCATCCGTGTTTAACTTCCAACTTCCCTGGGCCGGCAACTCCCAACAAACCACCCTATGGGAGTACCGAGGCCTCCATCCAGAAATACTGGAGTAGAAGGCAGGCCAGGACCCAAACCCATCAGGCTCCCCTCCCATCTTCCCCACTTAATACCCCAACTGCATCCGCCAGGATACGATCACAAATGGTCTTACCTTCAAAGATTGCAAGATTCCGTGCTAACAAAATATGCCAGTAGATTATGCTAGGCAACACTGTGTTTAGCGATTCCATACGAGAGTGACATTTCAGTTGACACCACCAACCAGCCAGCCGAGAGCGCACTCCGGCCCCTCTGTATACCACACTCGCAGCGTTCCCAAAAAATGCCCAAAGGAACTGTGCAAGTTCTCCCTCCGCAAAAATGTGTTCCAACAATTCGGACTGTGAGTCTGTACAACAAAAGCACTTTGATGGGCCATGCACATTCAATCTTCCCAATGAAGATGCTAAAGGCAACTGATCCCGCAACAGACGCACCATGAAAAAAGATATCTTGACCAACAACAACGAATGCCAAACCCTGTCAAACATGAACGAAGAAGGTGTCTGTCCACTGAGTAGAAGGTTGGATGAAGCAATCGAAAATTCCCCTGACTCCGTCAACTCCCATACCACACAATCTTGTGCATTTCCCGCTGGGACTGCTTTACTGACAATCTTTGAAACAATATAATCCGGGACCCATTGCCTCAACAAACGTTGATTCCACCGTCCATTCGACACAAAGTCAACTACCAAGTGATCCAAGACACTTTGTAGGCGTTGGCACAATGGACCGGACCCAAGCCAATTGTTAAACCAGAAGTTACACTGCCCTAATCGCACCAACCACCAAAGGTTTTGCTCTGCCACCTCACGTACCTGTAGCATTCGATGCCAAACATATGAGCTGCCCTTCAGCACTCCCACCATGCATGGATGACTATGTTGACAATACTTGGCACGCATACATGTCGACCATAAACAATCGTTCGGAATCGCCACCATAATTTGATCGAGAATGCTGAGTGAACCTCCAATAACGAGTGAACACCTATTCCTCCCTGTGACGAGTTGGCACATAAATCTTGCCATTTGATCCAGTGATGACGGAGGCCATTCTCCCGCCCTTCCCAAAGGATTAGCCATAGCCCGCTCAACCAAGGCAAGGACTCCCTTCAGAGGACTCGAGGCCGTAAGCAGGTGAATCGGAATCGCTGAAAGAACATGCTTAATGAGTATGATACGTCCCCTACTAGAAAGACAtcttgtgacggccccacctgaccctagggcgtaccctagggtttagcgagtcgcctgcccaactctagccaggactcactcactcgtagttcaagaaaaataacgta
It contains:
- the LOC113750551 gene encoding 1-acyl-sn-glycerol-3-phosphate acyltransferase 2-like, whose protein sequence is MAIAAVVILPLGLLFLLSGLIINFIQALIFILVRPLSKNLFRRINKEVTELLWLEIVWLFDWWANIKVELYTDPETFEFLGKEHALLICNHRSDIDWLVGWVLAQRFGCLGSTLALIKKAALYLPVLGWSMWFNNYIFLERSWTKDEYTLKSGLQGLNDFPQPFWLALFVEGTRFTQAKLLAAQEYAASAGLPVPQNVLIPRTKGFVYAVSQLSSFVPAIYDITVTIPKNEPQPTMLRILRGCSSVVHVHIERHLMQELPETSSGISQWCKDIFVAKDALLERHVAMNTFGNKDNYHIGRPIRSLLVVISWTCFLIFGAVKFFEWCPFSWGEIAFCTVFLALVVILMQILIVFSQSEQSTPVKESPRNSLEEKLLHI